GGCGTGAACGCCGGCTGCGCGTCCGCCGCGGGGTTCGACGTCAGCTTCTTCGCCGGGCCGCCGCTCACCGGCACCGACCACACGTCGCTGTTCGTCGACCAGGCTTCCCTGTCGGCGCCGTCGCGGTTCGATACGAAGACCAGCTCGCGGCCGTCAGGCGTGAAGGCGACCGCGGCGTCCTCCTGCTGCCCCGGCGGCGAATCGAAGTCTCCCGGCGTCAGATCGCGCGGCTCGCCGCCGGCGACCGGCGCGACGAAGATGTGGTGGCGGATGTTCTCGCGCCACTCGTCCCAGTGCCGGTAGAGCAGCCGCGTCACGCGGTGCACGCTGCCCGGCGGCGCCGTCCCCTGCTTCACGTCGGACACGAAGGCGAGCATCGAGCCGTCGGGAGAGAAGACGAGCGGCGGCTGCACGCCGCCGGCGGCCCTGGTCACCGCGCGGACGTTGCCGCCGTCGGCATCGGCGACGTAGACATTCGCATCGCCGTCGCGCGTCGAGATGAACGCCAGGCGCTTCCCGTCCGGCGACCAGCGCGGCGTGTTCTCGGTCTTGTCGCCGCCGACCAGCAGCTTCGGCGCCGACGTGCCGTCGGCGGCGACGACCCAGATGTCGGCGTTGCGCGCGCCGGTGCTCGCGTTCGTCGTCGTCCGCACGAACGCAACCGCGCGTCCGTCGGGTGACAGCTGCGGATCGGCCACGCGCACCGCGCCGATCAGATCCTCAATCGTCATCGCCCGCTGAGCCGACGCCGGGGCCGCGAGCGCCGCCAGGGCGGCGGCGAAAAGCGAAGCTCTCATGGCTCAATCTTATCGAAGCTCACCCGGCCCGCAGCGCCACCAGCGGATGCCGGATTCCACGCGGGGAACATCCGCGGCGTTCCGGTGTCCGATGGTGCATGCTCGAAGCCCGGGGCCTGACGAAGTACTACTCGGCCATTACGGGTGTGCGGGACGTGAACTTCCGGATCGAGCGGGGGGCGGTCCTCGGCCTGCTCGGGCCGAACGGATCCGGCAAGTCCACCACCGTCGGCATGCTCACGGGGCTGCTCGATCCCTCCGGCGGAACCGTGACGCTGGACGGCGCCGACGTCCGCAGCGACATCCTGCGCTACAAGGCGGGGCTCGGCTACGTCCCCGAGGAGGCGCAGCTCTACACCTGGATGAGCGGCGCCGAGTACCTGACGTTCTGCGCGCGGCTGCGCGGCCTGCCCGAAGCAGATACGAGGCGCCGCATCGACGCGCTGCTCGGCATCTTCGGTCTGCAGACCGATCGCGACGCGCCGATGAGCGCGTACTCCAAGGGGATGCGGCAGAAGATCCTGCTCTCCGCCGCGCTCATCCACAATCCGTCGATCATCATCCTCGACGAGCCGTGCTCGGGGCTGGACGTCGGCGCCACGCTGGTCGTGCGCAGCCTGATCCAGCGGCTCGCCGCAAGCGGACGGATCGTCATCTACAGCTCGCACGAGCTCGAGATGGTCGAGCGCGTCTGCAGCGAAGTGCTGATCCTGAAAGAAGGCCGCGTGGCCGCGCACGCGGCGATTGCGCTGGTCCGCCAGCAGGTCAACGCGGCCTCGCTGGAGGACGCGTTCCGGGCGCTGGTGTTCACGACCGACGTGGACGCGGTTGCCGGAGAGATCGTTGACGCCATCAGCCACTGAACCGGAGCGGCAGCCGTGCCAGGCGTCCGGCGCCGGCCGCGCCACCGTCGAAGGGCAGGTCAGGACGATCGCGCGCGCGACGTTCGACGGTTTCCTTCAGAGCGACCTGATGCCCACCGGCATGCAGGCCCCGGCGATCATCTGGGCCACCGCGTTCCTCGTCGCTCCCTCGCTGCTCTTCCCCGTCGCCCAGCTCTACAAGTACTCGTTCCTGCGCACCTACTTCCCCGAGCTGATCGAGCGGACGATGTGGAGCGATCGGATGATCTTCCTGGTGATGTCCGCGGGGGCGGTCGGGCTCGTCTCGGTGGTCCTGTGGGACACGCTCTTCCCGGCGCGGCGCGACGCGTTCGTGCTCACGCCGATGCCGGTTTCGCTGCCGGTGCAGATGATCGGCCGCCTCGCCGGACTGATGGCCCTTTGCGTCGTCTTCGTCATCGGCCTGAACGCCCTGCCATCGCTGATCTTCCCGGTCGTCGCGCTCGGCCAGGCGTCGGCGATGCCGCGCGCGATGCTGGCCCACTTCATCGCCACCGCCGCGGCGGACGTGTTCGTCTTCTTCAGCGTGACGTCGCTGCAGGGGATCGTCATCCTCGGACTCGGGCGGCGCACGGCCGCCCGCCTCGCGTCGCTGGCGCAGGTGTCGTCGGTGCTGATTCTGCTGGTGTCGCTGCTGTTCATCGGCGGCATTCGCGGCGTCACCGTCGACGCGTTCCTGCGCGGGGACGCCGCGGATCCGGTTCTCCGCTTTTCCCCCTCTGCCTGGTTCCTCGGCCTGTACGAATACCTGGCCGGCACGGCTCGCGGCGTGATGCCGGCGCTGGCGCTGCGCGGCGCGGCGGCCGCGATCGTTCCGCTCGCCGTCACGATCGGCATCTACGCGTTCGGCTACAAGCGGCTGCTCGCCAGGGCGATGGAAACGCCGCCGCGATCCACGCGCTTCATCGGCGTCACGCTCGCGTCGTGGCTGCTCCGCCGGGTGATTCGCCGCCCGGCGGAACAGGCAGTGGCGGCATTCGTGCTGCGCGCCATCTCCCGCAGCGGCCGGCACAGCATGCTGATGTCGATCTACGTCGGCGCCGGGCTGGCGATGATGGTTACCTTTGTACTGCCGGAGATCCTGCGCAGCGGCGCCAGCGCATTCGCCGAGCCGTCCGTGTTCGCCCTCGCGCTGCCGCTGGTGCTGAGCGCCGCGCTGGCGGTCGGATTTCGAATCCTGATCACGATTCCGGCGGAGATGCCGGCGCGCTGGGTGTTCCAGACCACCGCGATCGAGCCGCGGCGCGTCGACGCCGCCGTACACAAGACGATGCTGCTCGTGGTCGCCGTCCCGACGGCGCTGACCGCGGCGATGACCGCGGGCGCGCTGTGGGGCCCTCGCGTCGCGGCACAGCATGCCGCCTACTGTTTCGCGCTGGCGGCCGTGCTGTGCGAGTTGATGCTCCTGCGGTATCGAGGGATTCCGCTGACGCGTCCGTACGTCCCCGGCGCGTCGCAGTTTCATCTGCTCTGGGCGCTCTATCTCACCGCCTTCACGACCTACACGATGACATCGGCGAATCTGGAACGGGAGCTGATGCGATCGGGCGGGACGAGCGGCATCGCCTGGGCGGTGGCGATTTTCGGCGCGATCGCGCTCGCGCTGTGGGCGCGCCGCAAGTGGAAGGTGCGGGCGTGGACGGACGTGCCGTTCGAGGCGGAGATGCCCGACGACCAGATGTTCCAGGGCTTCAACCTGTCCGAGATCCACGCGGCGCAGGCAGTCGCCTCGCGCGCTAACGGCGAAGGCACCCGCCCCGTCTAAACCGTCCGGAGGTCCCGGATGGTGCTTCACACGCTGCGCATGGCGATGCGCGCCCTTCGACGTCGGCCGGGGTTCAGCGCGGTCGCGGTCGCGACGATCGCACTCGGCGCCGGGACCAATGCGGCGGTCGGGTCCGCCGCTTACGGCATCCTGCTCAAGCCGCTGCCGTTCGCCGAACCGGATCGCGTCGTGGCGGTATGGCCGGGCCGGTTCATGTCCCAGGTCGATCTGCGGTACCTGCGCGAACGCGCCGCCGGCCTCGACGCGATCGCGGCCGTCGCTCCGGGATGGACGTTCGCGATGACCGGGGCCGGCGATCCATCGCGCATCACCGTCGATCGCGTTTCGGGCAATCTGTTCGAACTGCTCGGCGCCCGTCCCTATCTCGGCCGGCTGGTTCGCTCCGGCGACGAACGTCCCGGCTCGCCGCGCGTGCTCGCGCTGACCTACCGGTTCTGGCGGACGCGCTTCGGCGGCGATCCGGCCGCCGTCGGCCGCACCGTCAGACTGGACGACGTGCCGCACGAGATCGTGGCGGTGATGCCGCCGGGATTCGAGGTCATGACGCCGCGGACGGACGCGTGGTCGCCGCTCCCTGCCGATCGCGCCGCCTTCTACGATCGGCTGAACTTCTCGCTGCTGATCGGCCGTCTGGCGGATGGAGTGACGGTGGAGCGGGCGGACGGTGCGTTCAGGGCGCTGATGCCGGCGATGCGCGCCGACCTGAAGTACCCGGCCAGCTTCGGGCAGACGGCGCGAATCGAGGATCTGCGCGCGGCGACCACCGGCGACGTGCGCGGCTCCGTGATCGTGCTCGGCGCGGCGGTCGCCTTCATGCTCCTGATCGCCGGCGCCAATCTCGGGACGCTGCTGATTGCCGGCGGGATCTCTCGCGCGCGTGAGTTCGCCGTCCACGCGGCGCTCGGCGCCTCGCGAGGAGCGCTCGTGCGGCTGCAGGTCGCGGAAGGATTGCTCGTCACCGGCGCCGGCGCCGCCATCGGCGTCGCGGTGGCCGCCGCCGCGATGCCGGCAGTGGTCCGGCTGCTGCCGCGCGACACACCTCGCATTGGCGAGATCCGCGTGGACGCGGTCGTCGCGGGGGCGATCGTCTGCGCCGCGATCGCGGTGGCGATGCTGTGCGCGATCCTGCCGGCGATTGCCGCCGGCCGCCGCCGCTTCGGCACCCTGCTTCGCGAAGGGGCCTCGAGTGAATCATCCGCCGCACGCCGCGCCCGCGGCGTGATGGTCGCAGTGCAGATCGCGCTCGCGCTGGTGCTGACCATCGGCGCCGGGCTGATGACCCGCACCCTGATGCAGCTCAATCGGGTCGACGCC
This genomic window from Vicinamibacterales bacterium contains:
- a CDS encoding ABC transporter ATP-binding protein, with the protein product MLEARGLTKYYSAITGVRDVNFRIERGAVLGLLGPNGSGKSTTVGMLTGLLDPSGGTVTLDGADVRSDILRYKAGLGYVPEEAQLYTWMSGAEYLTFCARLRGLPEADTRRRIDALLGIFGLQTDRDAPMSAYSKGMRQKILLSAALIHNPSIIILDEPCSGLDVGATLVVRSLIQRLAASGRIVIYSSHELEMVERVCSEVLILKEGRVAAHAAIALVRQQVNAASLEDAFRALVFTTDVDAVAGEIVDAISH
- a CDS encoding ADOP family duplicated permease translates to MVLHTLRMAMRALRRRPGFSAVAVATIALGAGTNAAVGSAAYGILLKPLPFAEPDRVVAVWPGRFMSQVDLRYLRERAAGLDAIAAVAPGWTFAMTGAGDPSRITVDRVSGNLFELLGARPYLGRLVRSGDERPGSPRVLALTYRFWRTRFGGDPAAVGRTVRLDDVPHEIVAVMPPGFEVMTPRTDAWSPLPADRAAFYDRLNFSLLIGRLADGVTVERADGAFRALMPAMRADLKYPASFGQTARIEDLRAATTGDVRGSVIVLGAAVAFMLLIAGANLGTLLIAGGISRAREFAVHAALGASRGALVRLQVAEGLLVTGAGAAIGVAVAAAAMPAVVRLLPRDTPRIGEIRVDAVVAGAIVCAAIAVAMLCAILPAIAAGRRRFGTLLREGASSESSAARRARGVMVAVQIALALVLTIGAGLMTRTLMQLNRVDAGIDVDRLLTLRVQPAGARYREPAAIGSYYDLVLERIGSVPGVQRAGAIQHLPFSGINWVEAYEVEGQPLGAAEARPTANVKLVRGAYFEAVGQPLLAGRVFGAIDRAATRAGVIVNRAFAQRHFGGAAGAVGRRIRTGRTAGPWTPIVGVVGDVHTAALDVAPAPEFYRFADGSNNPALMLAVRTSGDPLAVAAAVREAVWSVDRGVPIAELQTMRALVGTTLGRPRLLAALLTAFAAAGLALGGIGVYGIVRFAVTRRRREIGIRMALGADRASVVRLMLRETAGYAAAGVIGGTAIAAASSRVLEGLLFGVAATDPLTYGALAAAVAALVALASYAPARRAAAIAPAEALRTI